The following is a genomic window from Chloracidobacterium sp..
AGATACTATCAAGTCGCGCAGGGTGGCGCTTGACACCGCTCAGGACGAGCTTGGAAAGCTTGCCGCCGGCACCAACGGTGAATTTATCCTGCCGCTTTCGCCCGATGAGATGACGGATAAGGCTGCGTTGGTCGCCGGAATGATCGATTCGTATTACGTGGTTACCTACGTTCCCAAGGTACCTGTCGTTGCGACTCGCGGGATTGCCGAACGCAATATAATGGTGACTTCAAAGCGACCGGGGCTTATCGTGGAGGCTCGCCGGAACGTTTTGATCGCCACCGGCAAGTAGTGCGGTTTCTTGCGCGCGGTTAGGCCTGTCGAGTAATCTGTTAGTTTGTTAAGTTGCTGCTTGACAATATCGAACTTTAGAATTATTCTAAAAGTAACTTAGGGGGTTCAAATATATGAACACAGAGACACAAGGACTAACGCGGCAACGTCGAGTTGTGCTAAGCGTCATCCGTGAATCTCATGACCACCTGACGGCGAATGAGGTTTTTTCGGAAGCAAAAGCTAAGTTGCCGACGATCTCTTTCGCGACCGTTTACAACAGTTTACGGTTCCTCAAAGACACCGGCCATATCGCCGAGCTGCAGTTCGGAAACGGCGCAAGCCGTTATGACCGTACGACCGTCAGACACGATCACGCTATCTGTACAGGTTGCGGAAAGCTCGTGGATATTGATATGAAAGTTTCGGGGGAAATGATCGAAGCCGCCAGTCGGCAATGCGGCTTCGAGCCGGAGTCTTTAGAATTCACACTTCGCGGCAAATGCCCCGAATGCGCGCATAACTAATTCTAATTACGGAGATAAATACCTATGTCAGCAGCAACTATCATGGCAACAGAAAATACAGCAACTTTTGCAAAGGTCGGAAAGCCCGCACCGGACTTTGATATGCCCTCGACCAAGAATCTCGAGACCTTGGCTGAGAACGTCAAGCTTTCGGACTATAAGGGCAAGTGGCTCATTCTTTTATTTTATCCGCTCGACTTCACCTTCGTATGTCCTACCGAACTTATCCACTTTTCGGATCGCTTAGAGGATTTTGAAGGCATCGGCGCCGAAGTGATCGGTATCTCGACGGACTCGGTACACTCGCATCGTGCATGGCTCAAGACGCCGCGCGATAAGAATGGCATCGAGGGCGTGAAAT
Proteins encoded in this region:
- a CDS encoding transcriptional repressor — translated: MLSVIRESHDHLTANEVFSEAKAKLPTISFATVYNSLRFLKDTGHIAELQFGNGASRYDRTTVRHDHAICTGCGKLVDIDMKVSGEMIEAASRQCGFEPESLEFTLRGKCPECAHN
- a CDS encoding peroxiredoxin — translated: MATENTATFAKVGKPAPDFDMPSTKNLETLAENVKLSDYKGKWLILLFYPLDFTFVCPTELIHFSDRLEDFEGIGAEVIGISTDSVHSHRAWLKTPRDKNGIEGVKYPLASDVGGKLAARYNILVEEANIALRGLFIIDPEGVLQYSAVHSLNIGRSVDETLRVLSGLQTGGLCAADWKPGEENLKA